A single genomic interval of Deltaproteobacteria bacterium harbors:
- a CDS encoding GNAT family N-acetyltransferase — MSLALTLRTATARPLAGDDAAILQALLVRSAAYFRGADGRAPSKHAALERISDALGDAQVALIGLFRGESLVGFLELRLDEPREHDATIVLLLLEPAERRKGLGREVVEALVSSLSKAGTRAIHLGVQDHEHGARAFWEAQGFVDDGRDEGVTRFVRKL; from the coding sequence ATGTCGCTCGCGCTGACGCTGCGAACGGCGACGGCGCGGCCGCTCGCGGGCGACGACGCGGCGATCCTTCAGGCGCTGCTCGTGCGCTCCGCCGCGTACTTTCGCGGCGCGGATGGACGTGCGCCGAGCAAGCACGCCGCGCTCGAGAGGATCTCCGACGCGCTCGGCGACGCGCAGGTCGCGCTCATCGGGCTCTTTCGCGGCGAATCATTGGTGGGATTTCTGGAGCTGCGCCTCGACGAGCCGCGCGAGCACGACGCGACGATCGTGCTGCTGCTGCTCGAGCCCGCAGAGCGTCGCAAAGGCTTGGGGCGCGAGGTGGTGGAGGCGCTCGTGTCGTCGCTGTCGAAAGCGGGGACGCGCGCGATCCACCTCGGCGTCCAGGACCACGAGCATGGCGCGCGGGCGTTCTGGGAAGCGCAGGGCTTCGTCGACGACGGCCGCGACGAGGGCGTGACCCGCTTCGTGCGCAAACTCTGA
- a CDS encoding outer membrane beta-barrel protein has product MNARRMSIWSVGAAALLLCAQAQASVGASGSDGASRIGAEAGMGVSNFTGDLGDRTNTGVGWNARGVYNFTQNIGVEVTYLGAHNTFDDPRLPTNEGITTTSLSGDLKLAAPFRANSSMIIEPFVAGGFGGAFYTVTETNSPLYTSGGGAQVPMGVGANFLIDRVATFGLRGDYLANLSNTLVTNESVHGNQWAAQANIGIHY; this is encoded by the coding sequence ATGAACGCTCGTCGAATGAGCATCTGGAGCGTGGGAGCGGCCGCTCTCCTGCTCTGTGCGCAGGCACAGGCCTCGGTCGGCGCCTCGGGCAGCGACGGGGCGTCACGCATTGGCGCCGAAGCCGGCATGGGCGTCTCCAACTTCACCGGCGACCTCGGCGATCGCACCAACACCGGCGTCGGCTGGAACGCGCGCGGCGTCTACAACTTCACGCAGAACATCGGCGTGGAGGTCACGTACCTCGGCGCGCACAACACCTTCGACGACCCGCGGCTGCCCACCAACGAAGGCATCACCACCACCTCGTTGAGCGGAGACTTGAAGCTCGCCGCGCCGTTCCGCGCGAACAGCAGCATGATCATCGAGCCCTTCGTCGCTGGCGGGTTTGGCGGCGCGTTCTATACCGTGACCGAAACCAACAGCCCGCTCTACACCTCGGGCGGCGGCGCGCAGGTGCCGATGGGCGTGGGCGCGAACTTCTTGATCGATCGCGTGGCCACGTTCGGCTTGCGCGGCGACTACCTGGCAAACCTGTCGAACACGCTCGTCACCAACGAGAGCGTCCACGGCAACCAGTGGGCCGCGCAGGCCAACATCGGCATCCACTACTGA
- a CDS encoding antibiotic biosynthesis monooxygenase, which translates to MNPARTPEPPYWAVIFTSQRTDADQGYAAMADRMEALAKEQPGFLGLEHAGDASGSITVSYWSSTDAIAAWKAVVEHREAQHLGRERWYARFQLRVCKVERAYGFERT; encoded by the coding sequence GTGAATCCCGCCCGGACGCCCGAGCCGCCCTACTGGGCCGTGATCTTCACCTCGCAGCGGACCGACGCGGACCAGGGCTACGCGGCCATGGCCGATCGCATGGAAGCGCTCGCCAAGGAGCAGCCGGGCTTCCTCGGCTTGGAGCACGCGGGCGACGCGAGCGGATCGATCACGGTCTCGTATTGGAGCTCGACGGATGCCATCGCCGCGTGGAAGGCGGTCGTCGAGCACCGCGAGGCCCAGCACCTCGGCCGCGAGAGGTGGTACGCGCGCTTCCAGCTCCGGGTGTGCAAGGTGGAGCGCGCCTACGGTTTCGAGCGGACTTAA
- a CDS encoding MATE family efflux transporter has protein sequence MAASSESPLRREVGALLRLALPIAAAQAGQTSMGLVDVAVVGTLGARPLGAIGLATSTFFFVAVLGLGAVMGLDPLVSQALGAGEKPRARKLLWQGVWLALAAAIVLDLLLLGAPALMQAMKVPVETGALTLTCLRWRMLSMPALLVFAAVRAFLQAHGVTRPMVISTIACNILNLGLDLVLVRGGERLPAWAGPLRHVPAFGAPGAAIATTIGTLLQLGIVAYAAANLQDGPMEKTARRPVAEDLRRALRVGLPIGLQMAAEVGVFALVTLLAARLGDASLAAHNLALNLASFSFSVAIGVGNAGSVRVGRAVGQRDQHGVRRSGLVAFGCGAVVMATGAVTFLLAPHWLPRFYGDHPDVLAVAVPLLFVAGFFQLSDGVQGVGAGVLRGAGDTVFPFVANVVGHYGVGFPVAFTLGIWLGHGITGLWWGLACGLTAVALALFSRFLWLSARPIVPLDERTPKAESPVDVASTEAA, from the coding sequence ATGGCAGCCAGTTCCGAGAGCCCCCTCCGCCGAGAAGTCGGCGCGTTGTTGCGCCTCGCCCTGCCCATCGCCGCGGCGCAGGCGGGTCAAACCAGCATGGGGCTCGTGGACGTCGCTGTCGTCGGCACGCTCGGCGCGCGCCCGCTCGGCGCCATCGGGCTCGCCACCAGCACCTTCTTCTTCGTCGCCGTGCTCGGTCTGGGCGCGGTGATGGGGCTCGACCCGCTCGTCTCGCAAGCACTCGGCGCAGGTGAAAAGCCCCGCGCTCGAAAGCTGCTCTGGCAGGGCGTGTGGCTCGCGCTCGCAGCGGCGATCGTCCTCGACCTGCTCCTGCTCGGCGCGCCCGCGTTGATGCAGGCGATGAAGGTGCCCGTCGAGACCGGCGCGCTCACCCTCACCTGCCTGCGCTGGCGCATGCTGAGCATGCCCGCGCTGCTCGTCTTCGCGGCGGTGCGCGCGTTCCTTCAAGCACACGGCGTGACGCGGCCGATGGTCATCTCGACGATCGCCTGCAACATCCTCAACCTCGGGCTCGACCTGGTGCTGGTGCGCGGCGGCGAGCGCCTGCCCGCGTGGGCTGGCCCCCTGCGCCACGTGCCCGCATTCGGCGCGCCGGGCGCGGCCATCGCCACGACGATCGGCACGCTGCTCCAGCTGGGCATCGTGGCGTACGCCGCGGCGAACCTCCAAGACGGGCCGATGGAGAAGACCGCGCGGCGTCCCGTGGCGGAGGATCTGCGGCGCGCGCTTCGCGTCGGCTTGCCGATCGGCCTGCAGATGGCCGCAGAGGTGGGCGTTTTCGCGCTGGTGACGCTCCTCGCGGCGCGGCTCGGCGACGCCAGCCTGGCCGCGCACAACCTGGCGCTCAACCTGGCGAGCTTCTCGTTCTCCGTCGCCATCGGCGTGGGCAACGCGGGCTCGGTGCGCGTGGGCCGCGCGGTGGGCCAGCGCGATCAACACGGCGTGCGTCGATCGGGGCTGGTCGCGTTCGGCTGCGGCGCGGTGGTGATGGCCACGGGCGCGGTGACGTTCCTGCTCGCGCCGCACTGGCTGCCGCGCTTCTACGGCGACCACCCCGACGTGCTCGCGGTGGCCGTGCCGCTGCTCTTCGTGGCTGGCTTCTTCCAGCTCTCGGATGGCGTGCAGGGCGTGGGCGCGGGCGTGCTCCGCGGCGCCGGCGACACCGTGTTCCCCTTCGTGGCGAACGTGGTCGGCCACTACGGCGTGGGTTTCCCGGTGGCGTTCACGCTCGGCATCTGGCTGGGCCACGGCATCACCGGCCTGTGGTGGGGCCTGGCGTGTGGACTCACGGCGGTGGCGCTGGCGCTCTTCTCGCGCTTCCTCTGGCTCTCGGCGCGGCCCATCGTCCCGCTCGACGAGCGCACGCCCAAGGCAGAGTCCCCCGTGGACGTGGCCTCGACGGAGGCTGCGTGA
- a CDS encoding alpha/beta fold hydrolase gives MAHLPWVGWIAIGITLAVVAHFAFWSWVYRERADSDALLTAVASDGWRLAVAHYKPETPSARPPVILCHGLSANRLNMSLPGRNSLAGFLRARGNEVFVLDLRGCGDSHRPPPGRNKNDWTFDDFVLRDAPAVVQLAQRTTGRASAIWIGHSMGGLIGLALAELPAGASLAGVAALGSPTRWEFHRPLLGRVLAASVHLALLGRIHNRWSARLIAPYLGVVPLPFSDVAVNPQNMDPALYRRVAWNVLADSSKKLLAQFASWFSRNAWDLADHTDLRAGLSRIRCPVLLMGGTLDVLAPPKAMEEALGDVGAAQKALVLFGKARGDKQDYGHGDLIFGRFAPDEVFPELDSWLRAQESASPQPPAPSH, from the coding sequence ATGGCGCACTTGCCCTGGGTCGGGTGGATTGCGATCGGCATCACGCTCGCCGTGGTCGCGCACTTCGCGTTCTGGAGCTGGGTGTACCGGGAGCGTGCGGATTCCGACGCGCTCCTGACAGCCGTCGCCTCCGATGGCTGGCGCCTCGCGGTGGCCCACTACAAGCCCGAAACGCCGAGCGCTCGGCCGCCGGTGATTCTCTGTCACGGGCTCTCGGCCAACCGGCTGAACATGAGCTTGCCCGGGCGGAACTCGCTCGCGGGCTTTCTGCGCGCGCGGGGGAACGAGGTCTTCGTTCTGGATCTGCGCGGCTGCGGCGACTCGCACCGCCCGCCGCCCGGCCGCAACAAGAACGACTGGACCTTCGACGACTTCGTGCTCCGCGACGCGCCCGCCGTCGTCCAGCTCGCGCAGCGGACGACGGGCCGGGCGAGCGCGATCTGGATTGGCCACTCGATGGGCGGGCTCATCGGGCTTGCGCTGGCGGAGCTGCCTGCGGGCGCGTCGCTGGCGGGCGTGGCCGCGCTCGGCTCGCCCACGCGCTGGGAGTTCCACCGGCCGCTGCTGGGTCGGGTGCTGGCGGCTTCGGTGCACCTCGCGCTCCTGGGGCGCATCCACAACCGCTGGAGCGCGCGGCTCATCGCGCCGTACCTGGGCGTGGTGCCTCTGCCCTTCTCCGACGTGGCCGTGAACCCGCAGAACATGGACCCCGCGCTCTACCGCCGCGTGGCGTGGAACGTGCTCGCAGATTCGTCGAAGAAGCTGCTGGCGCAATTCGCCTCGTGGTTCTCGCGCAACGCCTGGGACCTGGCCGACCACACCGATCTGCGTGCGGGGCTTTCGCGCATCCGCTGTCCGGTGCTGCTCATGGGCGGGACGCTGGACGTCCTCGCGCCGCCGAAGGCCATGGAGGAAGCGCTGGGCGACGTGGGCGCGGCGCAGAAGGCGCTGGTGCTCTTCGGCAAGGCGCGCGGCGACAAGCAGGACTACGGCCACGGCGACCTCATCTTCGGCCGCTTCGCCCCCGACGAGGTCTTCCCCGAGCTGGACTCGTGGCTGCGCGCCCAGGAATCCGCCAGCCCCCAGCCCCCAGCCCCCAGCCACTGA
- the pssA gene encoding CDP-diacylglycerol--serine O-phosphatidyltransferase — translation MKIRKLMFVLPNLFTVSSIFCGFYAMTLCTGAATPTHLYQAALSIFFAIFFDGFDGRVARLTKTQSDFGVELDSLADVCSFGVAPGLLVYKWALEPLGIWGLFASFAFAACGALRLARFNVLAHRNHAGSSRYFVGLPIPLAAGMVISLVIAHHMVHGEATMDAHVPIAIVVLALALLMVSTVRYRTFKDARPSKKSALVFMLVCALGVIVATQLKPAYVLVAYFSAYLVMGLIESVVTFPKRRSEARAAAAAAGTTAATAAVDAEDELADDEDDDEDSVDEEEYI, via the coding sequence ATGAAGATCCGCAAGCTGATGTTCGTGCTCCCGAACCTGTTCACGGTGAGCAGCATCTTCTGCGGGTTCTACGCCATGACCCTGTGCACCGGCGCGGCCACGCCGACGCACCTGTACCAGGCCGCGCTCTCCATCTTCTTCGCCATCTTCTTCGACGGCTTCGACGGCCGCGTGGCCCGCCTCACCAAGACCCAGAGCGACTTCGGCGTGGAGCTCGACTCCCTCGCCGACGTCTGCAGCTTCGGCGTGGCGCCGGGCCTCCTGGTCTACAAGTGGGCGCTCGAGCCGCTGGGAATCTGGGGCCTCTTCGCCTCGTTCGCGTTCGCGGCCTGTGGCGCGCTGCGCCTGGCTCGCTTCAACGTGCTCGCGCACCGGAATCACGCGGGCAGCTCGCGCTACTTCGTGGGCCTGCCCATTCCGCTCGCGGCGGGCATGGTGATCTCGCTGGTCATCGCCCACCACATGGTGCACGGCGAGGCGACGATGGACGCGCACGTGCCCATCGCCATCGTGGTCCTCGCGCTCGCGCTGCTGATGGTGTCGACGGTGCGCTACCGCACCTTCAAGGACGCGCGCCCGAGCAAGAAGAGCGCGCTGGTCTTCATGCTGGTCTGCGCGCTGGGCGTGATCGTGGCCACGCAGCTCAAGCCGGCGTACGTGCTGGTGGCCTACTTCAGCGCGTACCTGGTGATGGGGCTCATCGAGAGCGTGGTCACGTTCCCCAAGCGGCGCAGCGAGGCGCGGGCGGCGGCTGCCGCAGCCGGTACGACTGCGGCGACCGCAGCGGTGGACGCCGAGGACGAGCTCGCCGACGACGAGGACGACGACGAAGACTCCGTCGACGAGGAAGAGTACATCTGA
- a CDS encoding phosphatidylglycerophosphatase A, producing MANQKQKHYTPPTRALDWAGVAVATAGGAGFFPIAPGTAGTLVAVPIYWLTADVLHWPWWAHVALFLVLTAVGMLAAERVGKPVFHASDAGQIVIDEVVGYLLTVMLVPFSWKAAILGFFIFRALDILKPWPASWFDAKVHNGFGVTMDDLCAAAWGRVLLGLILHFWP from the coding sequence ATGGCCAACCAGAAGCAGAAGCACTACACGCCGCCGACGCGCGCGCTCGACTGGGCCGGCGTCGCCGTGGCCACCGCGGGCGGCGCGGGATTTTTTCCCATCGCGCCCGGGACCGCAGGGACCTTGGTCGCCGTGCCCATCTATTGGCTGACCGCCGACGTGCTGCACTGGCCGTGGTGGGCGCACGTGGCGCTCTTCCTGGTGCTCACTGCGGTGGGGATGCTCGCCGCCGAGCGCGTGGGCAAGCCGGTGTTCCACGCCAGCGATGCGGGGCAGATCGTCATCGACGAGGTCGTGGGCTACCTGCTCACGGTGATGCTGGTGCCGTTCTCGTGGAAGGCGGCGATCCTCGGGTTCTTCATCTTCCGCGCGCTCGACATCTTGAAGCCGTGGCCCGCGAGCTGGTTCGACGCCAAGGTGCACAACGGCTTCGGCGTGACCATGGACGATCTCTGCGCGGCAGCGTGGGGACGCGTGCTGCTCGGGCTGATTCTGCATTTCTGGCCCTGA
- a CDS encoding CinA family nicotinamide mononucleotide deamidase-related protein, whose protein sequence is MRVEILCTGNELLDGSVVDSNSAWLEAKLFELGLEVAEKRVVPDDLGVITAAMREIAARADFCVTSGGLGPTPDDLTAEALANAAGVPLVVDAHTTERLRAWMQSRGREYGPAQSRQALVPQGAEVIDNPVGSAPHLQMKIGKCTFALLAGVPREFHTLAESHVIPRIAERFAADTGEQYAFTQLRCIGVWEADMAWAVRELPKSHPHVRIGTRTMAPENHLKLRASGPTRQEAQARLDAAVREAKDKLGTRVYALGDTTFAMATLQKLKAEGATVAFAESVSGGMAASLLAEVPGASEVLSASFVVYSERAKTALLGLDPDFITREGAVSEAVTRELALRARERAKTTYAAACTGWAGPGGGTERDPVGTFYAALATASGVTVSRFEYPRADRERIRKGAAYACLDLLRTAKP, encoded by the coding sequence ATGCGCGTGGAGATCCTCTGCACGGGCAACGAGCTCCTCGACGGCTCCGTCGTGGACTCGAACTCGGCCTGGCTCGAAGCCAAGCTCTTCGAGCTCGGGCTCGAGGTCGCCGAGAAGCGCGTGGTCCCTGACGACCTCGGCGTGATCACCGCGGCCATGCGCGAGATCGCCGCGCGCGCGGACTTCTGCGTCACCTCCGGCGGGCTCGGCCCCACGCCCGACGACCTCACGGCCGAGGCGCTCGCCAACGCCGCGGGCGTGCCGCTCGTGGTCGACGCGCACACCACCGAGCGGCTGCGCGCGTGGATGCAGTCTCGAGGGCGCGAGTACGGGCCGGCGCAGTCGCGGCAGGCGCTGGTGCCGCAAGGCGCGGAGGTCATCGACAACCCTGTCGGCTCGGCGCCGCACCTCCAGATGAAGATCGGCAAGTGCACCTTCGCCCTGCTGGCAGGCGTGCCCCGCGAGTTCCACACCCTCGCCGAGTCGCACGTCATCCCGCGCATCGCCGAGCGCTTCGCCGCGGACACCGGCGAGCAGTACGCCTTCACCCAGCTGCGCTGCATTGGAGTCTGGGAGGCGGACATGGCCTGGGCCGTGCGCGAGCTGCCCAAGTCGCATCCGCACGTGCGCATCGGCACGCGGACCATGGCGCCCGAGAACCACCTCAAGCTCCGCGCCAGCGGGCCCACGCGCCAAGAAGCGCAGGCGCGGCTCGACGCGGCCGTGCGCGAGGCGAAGGACAAGCTGGGCACGCGCGTCTACGCGCTCGGCGACACCACGTTCGCCATGGCCACGCTACAGAAGCTCAAGGCCGAAGGCGCGACGGTCGCGTTTGCGGAGTCCGTCTCGGGCGGGATGGCGGCGTCGCTGCTCGCCGAGGTGCCGGGCGCGAGCGAGGTGCTGAGCGCATCGTTCGTGGTCTACAGCGAGCGCGCGAAGACCGCGTTGCTGGGATTGGATCCGGACTTCATCACGCGTGAAGGCGCGGTCTCCGAAGCGGTCACGCGTGAGCTGGCCCTGCGCGCCCGCGAGCGCGCGAAGACGACGTACGCCGCCGCGTGCACCGGCTGGGCGGGACCGGGCGGCGGCACCGAGCGCGATCCCGTGGGCACCTTCTACGCCGCGCTCGCGACGGCTTCGGGCGTCACCGTCTCGCGCTTCGAGTACCCGCGCGCCGACCGCGAGCGCATCCGCAAGGGCGCGGCCTACGCCTGCCTCGACCTCCTCCGCACGGCGAAACCATGA
- a CDS encoding DUF507 family protein, with protein sequence MRLYPKVIPTIARETVQRLMQDGDIEVETLRIADAEMDMSAIMREYLANEERVNQATREALERRGYDHSKFNQVKREMAEVRGFKTGDEGIDYIINQMIEFLLISRNVEEVFAEDNTLRKKIFEVMKKHLDVDEEIEREARARLKHLQEGTPAWDVEYAKTLEQIRRARGLI encoded by the coding sequence ATGAGGCTCTACCCGAAGGTCATCCCCACCATCGCCCGTGAGACCGTGCAGCGGCTCATGCAGGACGGGGACATCGAAGTCGAGACCCTCCGCATCGCCGACGCCGAGATGGACATGTCGGCCATCATGCGCGAGTACCTCGCCAACGAGGAGCGCGTGAACCAGGCCACCCGCGAGGCGCTCGAGCGCCGCGGCTATGACCACTCCAAGTTCAACCAGGTCAAGCGCGAGATGGCCGAGGTTCGCGGCTTCAAGACCGGTGACGAGGGCATCGACTACATCATCAACCAGATGATCGAGTTCCTGCTCATCAGCCGCAACGTCGAGGAGGTCTTCGCCGAGGACAACACCCTCCGGAAGAAGATCTTCGAGGTCATGAAGAAGCACCTCGACGTGGATGAGGAGATTGAGCGCGAGGCCCGCGCCCGCCTGAAGCACCTCCAGGAGGGCACGCCGGCGTGGGACGTGGAGTACGCCAAGACGCTCGAGCAGATCCGCCGGGCGCGCGGCCTGATCTGA
- the uvrC gene encoding excinuclease ABC subunit UvrC encodes MNAALAEKLEHLPTSPGVYLMKDKQGRVIYVGKALNLRNRVRSYFQARSGDTRAFVAFLDRLLGDLEVVVVSNEKEALLLENELIKKHQPRFNVLLRDDKNFICLRLDLSQPYPRLEIQRRIADDGARYFGPYHSAQSIRHTLRLVNRGFHLRSCRDRAFERRMAGKERPSLLCQLNQCPCWTKLTAEQYRPAVDEAVLFLEGKHTELVDHLRARMKDASSKMEFETAARYRDHVIAIERSLEKQRLITSDFVDRDVFGLARDLDRILIYVLFIRGGRLAEHRAFPFSGQEFPDEELLGSFVDLYYDGGNLIPDEVLLPFELEDLAAKAEWLREKKGKKVEVYAPRKGEKLRLVEMARQNAEQQLGETKRTAEEKESTLLKLQKQLSLSKLPRRIECYDISLFQGASAVGSGVSFLDGEPDKSNYRRYKVKTVEGTDDFAMLYEVLTRRAKRGLESRDLPDLIVIDGGKGQLGSAVAAFKDAGVSGVDLCSLAKSRLVDEDELSRGRGYAGARRAREHQVSQDAAEAPRSPERVFLPNVKDPIVLRQSSPELLLLARIRDEAHRFAITYHRQTRGKRSFASELEAIPGIGATRRKQLLKHFGSVRRIREATSDQLAEQLGPAAGARLFAHLHPPERSPADPAAPPDPDATG; translated from the coding sequence ATGAACGCCGCCCTCGCCGAGAAGCTCGAGCACCTGCCCACCTCGCCGGGCGTGTACCTGATGAAGGACAAGCAGGGCCGGGTGATCTACGTGGGCAAGGCCCTCAACCTGCGCAACCGGGTGCGCAGCTACTTCCAGGCCCGGTCGGGTGACACCCGGGCGTTCGTGGCCTTCCTCGATCGGCTGCTGGGCGACCTGGAGGTGGTGGTCGTCAGCAACGAGAAGGAGGCGCTGCTCCTCGAGAACGAGCTCATCAAGAAGCACCAGCCGCGCTTCAACGTGCTGCTGCGGGACGACAAGAACTTCATCTGCCTGCGCCTGGATCTGTCGCAGCCGTATCCGCGGCTCGAGATCCAGCGCCGCATCGCCGACGACGGCGCGCGCTACTTCGGCCCGTACCACTCGGCGCAGTCGATCCGGCACACGCTGCGGCTGGTGAACCGCGGCTTCCATTTGCGCAGCTGTCGCGATCGCGCGTTCGAGCGCCGCATGGCCGGCAAGGAACGTCCGAGCCTGCTCTGCCAGCTCAACCAGTGCCCGTGCTGGACCAAGCTCACCGCGGAGCAGTACCGGCCGGCCGTCGACGAAGCGGTGCTCTTCCTGGAGGGCAAGCACACCGAGCTCGTCGACCACTTGCGCGCGCGCATGAAGGACGCGTCGAGCAAGATGGAGTTCGAGACCGCCGCGCGCTACCGCGACCACGTGATCGCCATCGAGCGCTCGCTGGAGAAGCAGCGGCTGATCACCTCCGACTTCGTGGATCGCGACGTCTTCGGCCTCGCGCGCGACCTCGACCGGATTCTCATCTACGTGCTCTTCATCCGCGGCGGCCGGCTCGCGGAGCACCGCGCGTTCCCGTTCAGCGGCCAGGAGTTTCCGGACGAAGAGCTGCTCGGCAGCTTCGTGGACCTCTACTACGACGGCGGCAACCTGATCCCCGACGAGGTCCTGCTCCCGTTCGAGCTCGAGGACCTCGCCGCCAAGGCCGAGTGGCTGCGCGAGAAGAAGGGCAAGAAGGTCGAGGTCTACGCGCCGCGCAAGGGCGAGAAGCTGCGGCTGGTGGAGATGGCGCGGCAGAACGCGGAGCAGCAGCTCGGCGAGACGAAGCGCACCGCCGAAGAAAAAGAGAGCACGCTGCTCAAGCTGCAGAAGCAGCTCTCGCTCTCCAAGCTGCCGCGGCGCATCGAGTGCTACGACATCTCGCTCTTCCAGGGCGCCAGCGCGGTGGGCTCGGGCGTGAGCTTCCTCGACGGCGAGCCCGACAAGTCGAACTACCGGCGCTACAAAGTGAAGACCGTCGAGGGCACCGACGATTTCGCCATGCTCTACGAAGTGCTCACCCGTCGGGCCAAGCGCGGCCTCGAGTCGCGCGACCTGCCGGACCTGATCGTCATCGACGGCGGCAAGGGCCAGCTCGGCAGCGCCGTGGCGGCCTTCAAAGACGCGGGCGTCAGCGGCGTGGACCTATGCAGCCTGGCGAAGAGTCGCCTCGTCGACGAGGACGAGCTCTCGCGCGGCCGCGGATACGCGGGTGCCCGTCGCGCGCGCGAGCACCAGGTCAGCCAGGACGCCGCCGAGGCGCCCCGCTCACCCGAGCGCGTCTTCTTGCCCAACGTGAAGGATCCGATTGTCTTGCGCCAGAGCTCGCCGGAGCTGCTGCTGCTCGCGCGCATCCGCGACGAGGCCCACCGCTTCGCCATCACCTACCACCGCCAGACGCGCGGCAAGCGTTCGTTTGCGAGCGAGCTGGAGGCCATTCCGGGCATTGGCGCGACGCGGCGCAAGCAGCTCCTCAAGCACTTTGGTTCGGTGCGGCGCATCCGCGAGGCGACGTCGGATCAGCTCGCGGAGCAGCTCGGACCGGCCGCCGGGGCACGCCTCTTTGCTCATCTGCACCCGCCCGAACGGTCGCCGGCTGATCCAGCCGCGCCGCCTGATCCGGACGCGACCGGATAA
- a CDS encoding SDR family NAD(P)-dependent oxidoreductase — protein MSTNKILVTGGTGNIGHALVKMLQADGAAIRVLSRDPARAASTLGAGIEVAKGDLEQPASLEAALQGCARAFFLGHAGPELAKMGADFAAVAKRAGVKHIVAISSGTIEMTPKVTIGNWHLAMEEAIAATGVATTFLRPDNFASNALRWAGTIKGKAMVFSSHVDSQSVPIDPHDIAAVARVALTKPGHAGKIHLLSGPTVMTQREQVAAIAQEIGKPVNVVQVPVEGARAGMIQGGVPAIMADAILELFGHPPRPTKTVQDVTGMAPRAFATWVRENRAAFA, from the coding sequence ATGAGCACGAACAAGATCCTCGTCACCGGCGGCACGGGAAACATCGGCCACGCGCTGGTGAAGATGCTTCAGGCGGACGGCGCTGCGATTCGCGTGCTCAGCCGCGATCCGGCGCGCGCGGCGTCCACGCTCGGCGCAGGCATCGAGGTCGCGAAAGGCGATCTCGAGCAGCCCGCATCGCTCGAGGCCGCACTTCAAGGCTGCGCGCGCGCGTTCTTCCTCGGTCACGCCGGGCCGGAGCTCGCGAAGATGGGCGCCGACTTCGCAGCGGTCGCCAAGCGCGCGGGTGTGAAGCACATCGTGGCCATCTCCAGCGGGACGATCGAGATGACGCCCAAGGTCACCATCGGCAACTGGCACCTGGCGATGGAAGAGGCGATCGCCGCGACCGGCGTGGCCACCACGTTCCTGCGCCCCGACAACTTCGCCTCCAACGCGCTCCGCTGGGCCGGCACCATCAAAGGCAAGGCGATGGTGTTCTCGTCGCACGTCGACAGCCAGAGCGTGCCCATCGACCCGCACGACATCGCCGCCGTGGCGCGGGTGGCGCTCACGAAGCCGGGACACGCGGGCAAGATCCACCTGCTCAGCGGCCCGACGGTGATGACCCAGCGCGAGCAGGTCGCGGCGATCGCGCAGGAGATCGGCAAGCCAGTGAACGTCGTGCAGGTGCCGGTGGAGGGCGCACGCGCGGGCATGATCCAGGGCGGCGTGCCCGCGATCATGGCCGACGCCATCCTCGAGCTGTTTGGGCACCCGCCGCGGCCCACGAAGACCGTTCAGGACGTCACGGGCATGGCGCCACGCGCTTTCGCGACCTGGGTCCGCGAGAACCGCGCTGCGTTCGCCTAG